One window from the genome of Faecalibacterium sp. HTF-F encodes:
- a CDS encoding type II toxin-antitoxin system PemK/MazF family toxin, translating into MEVHRGEVFYADLSPVVGSEQGGVRPVLIVQNEIGNRHSPTVIAAAITSRLDKARLPTHINIRAADTGLAKDSVVLLEQIRTLDKHRLRERAGQITPEDQKRVDQALDVSLGLTSY; encoded by the coding sequence ATGGAGGTACACAGAGGAGAAGTTTTTTACGCGGATCTTTCGCCGGTGGTGGGGTCCGAGCAGGGCGGCGTACGGCCGGTGCTGATCGTGCAGAACGAGATCGGCAACCGGCACAGCCCCACTGTCATTGCAGCGGCCATTACATCCCGGCTGGACAAAGCCCGCCTGCCTACCCACATCAACATCCGGGCGGCGGACACCGGTCTTGCCAAGGACAGCGTGGTGCTGCTGGAGCAGATCCGCACGCTGGATAAGCACCGCCTGCGGGAGCGGGCCGGGCAGATCACGCCGGAAGACCAGAAACGGGTGGATCAGGCTCTGGATGTCAGCCTCGGGCTCACGTCCTATTGA
- a CDS encoding tRNA dihydrouridine synthase produces MNYYAAPMEGLTDRVWRQAHQKWFGPAGAADRYYAPFLSPPENRVLIKKKMAELAPAANPGAPVIPQLLAKDGELAAWMIGELRKLGYTEVNLNLGCPAGTVTAKGKGSGMLRDLAKLDAFLAAVFANAEGPISVKTRLGVDKPEEFAAILDIYNQYPICELTIHPRVMRQQYRGQADRAAFSAALPGCRMPVCYNGDVTTAADLHTLEEQYPQLSGIMVGRGIIADPALFRMARGGAPAAREELRGYLDDLYHGYTELFGSAGCAVSRMKGHWFYLIHKFEDSEKLEKQLRKARESWEYEVVVNQIFTLPFRP; encoded by the coding sequence ATGAACTACTACGCTGCCCCTATGGAGGGCCTGACCGACCGGGTGTGGCGGCAGGCGCACCAGAAATGGTTCGGCCCCGCCGGTGCCGCCGACCGCTACTATGCCCCATTTCTCTCCCCGCCGGAGAACCGGGTACTCATCAAAAAGAAGATGGCCGAACTGGCCCCCGCAGCCAACCCCGGCGCACCGGTGATCCCGCAGCTGCTGGCAAAGGACGGAGAGCTGGCCGCATGGATGATCGGCGAACTGCGCAAACTGGGCTACACTGAGGTAAATCTGAACCTCGGCTGTCCAGCCGGCACGGTGACGGCCAAGGGCAAGGGTTCCGGGATGCTGCGGGACCTTGCAAAGCTGGACGCCTTCCTTGCTGCCGTGTTCGCCAATGCGGAGGGGCCCATCTCGGTCAAGACCCGGCTGGGTGTGGACAAGCCGGAGGAGTTTGCCGCCATTCTGGACATTTATAACCAGTATCCCATCTGTGAGCTGACCATCCACCCGCGCGTGATGCGTCAGCAGTATCGCGGACAGGCCGACCGTGCGGCCTTTTCTGCCGCCCTGCCCGGGTGCAGGATGCCGGTGTGCTACAACGGCGACGTGACCACTGCCGCCGACCTGCACACGCTGGAAGAGCAGTATCCGCAGCTGTCCGGCATCATGGTGGGGCGCGGTATCATTGCGGACCCTGCCCTGTTCCGGATGGCGCGCGGCGGTGCGCCGGCCGCACGGGAAGAGCTGCGGGGCTATCTCGATGACCTTTACCACGGCTACACCGAGCTGTTCGGCAGTGCCGGGTGCGCCGTCAGCCGGATGAAAGGGCACTGGTTCTACCTGATCCACAAATTTGAGGATTCTGAAAAGCTGGAAAAGCAGCTGCGCAAGGCCCGGGAATCGTGGGAGTATGAGGTGGTGGTAAACCAGATCTTTACGCTGCCTTTCCGGCCGTAA
- a CDS encoding aminoacyl-histidine dipeptidase, protein MGVLTKLEPASVFHYFEEICSIPHTSHHEKALSDYCVQFAKAHGLACRQDEMGNVLIKAPATPGYENEPALILQGHLDMVGDKTAACPLDLEKDAIQLVVDGDYVRAEGTTLGGDDGIAVAYALAVLDAKDIPHPALEVVLTVCEEVGLLGASAMELSDLEGRLLINIDSEEEGVLTAGCAGGRRVECHLPVTRAAVTGTAVKADVTGLVGGHSGTEIHKGRANAIALLGRWLTLLTENGVDYTVLALSGGAKENVIPKESSVTLVLPTGITEGVRAAVAQFAAQMKAEYGTADPEICLQLTEQGCGEYQALDGASAQRLRKALLLMPWGVQAMSMDVPGLVETSLNLGVAELDDSEAILRFSLRSSVPSAKELLSCKLQTLTELLGGTVRFHGDYPAWTYARESALRDRCVAMYEAQYGAKPQIVAIHAGLECGILSGKIDGLDCISFGPNLLHVHTPNERADIASVARVWEYLKAILAYKE, encoded by the coding sequence ATGGGCGTATTAACCAAACTGGAACCGGCATCGGTTTTTCATTATTTTGAAGAGATCTGCAGCATCCCGCACACCTCTCATCACGAAAAGGCGCTGAGCGACTACTGCGTGCAGTTTGCAAAGGCGCACGGCCTTGCCTGCCGTCAGGACGAAATGGGCAATGTGCTCATCAAAGCACCGGCCACGCCGGGCTATGAGAATGAGCCTGCCCTGATCTTGCAGGGTCATCTGGACATGGTGGGCGACAAGACCGCCGCCTGCCCGCTGGATCTGGAAAAGGATGCCATCCAGCTGGTGGTGGACGGCGATTATGTCCGCGCTGAGGGCACTACGCTGGGCGGCGACGACGGCATTGCCGTGGCCTACGCACTGGCTGTGCTGGACGCAAAGGACATCCCCCACCCTGCGCTGGAGGTCGTGCTGACCGTCTGCGAGGAGGTGGGCCTGCTGGGTGCATCTGCCATGGAGCTTTCCGATCTGGAAGGCCGCCTGCTCATCAACATCGACTCGGAGGAAGAGGGGGTGCTGACCGCAGGCTGTGCAGGCGGACGCCGCGTTGAATGCCATCTGCCCGTCACCCGTGCAGCTGTGACCGGCACTGCCGTAAAGGCAGACGTGACCGGCCTTGTGGGTGGGCACTCCGGCACCGAGATCCACAAGGGCCGCGCCAACGCCATCGCCCTGCTGGGCCGCTGGCTGACCCTGCTGACCGAAAACGGCGTGGACTACACGGTGCTGGCCCTTTCCGGCGGTGCAAAGGAGAACGTCATCCCCAAGGAAAGCAGTGTCACACTGGTGCTGCCCACCGGCATCACGGAGGGCGTCCGTGCTGCCGTTGCCCAGTTTGCCGCTCAGATGAAGGCCGAATACGGCACGGCCGACCCGGAGATCTGTCTGCAGCTCACCGAACAGGGCTGCGGCGAGTATCAGGCACTGGACGGCGCTTCTGCCCAGCGGCTGCGCAAGGCCCTGCTCCTGATGCCATGGGGCGTGCAGGCCATGAGCATGGATGTGCCGGGCCTTGTGGAGACCTCGCTGAACCTCGGCGTTGCCGAACTGGACGACAGCGAAGCCATCCTGCGCTTCTCCCTGCGCAGCTCGGTGCCCTCGGCGAAGGAGCTGCTGAGCTGCAAGCTGCAGACCTTGACCGAGCTGCTGGGCGGCACCGTGCGGTTCCACGGCGACTATCCCGCTTGGACCTACGCCCGCGAAAGTGCCCTGCGCGACCGCTGCGTTGCTATGTACGAGGCACAATACGGTGCAAAGCCCCAGATCGTTGCCATTCATGCAGGTCTGGAATGCGGTATCCTCTCGGGCAAGATCGACGGGCTGGACTGCATCTCCTTTGGCCCGAACCTGCTGCATGTCCACACCCCCAATGAGCGCGCCGACATTGCATCGGTGGCCCGCGTGTGGGAGTACCTGAAGGCTATTCTGGCTTACAAAGAGTAA
- a CDS encoding holo-ACP synthase, whose translation MLYGIGCDLCELAHLEKSLTGAHAAAFVRRVYGEAERAALGLDAPLPAGRSAAHRLASAAANFAAKEAFLKAAGTGLREPFSLCEIEAIRQENGAPAYRFSGRTAEWVQARSLTARLSLSHEGGMALAFCTLETET comes from the coding sequence ATGCTGTATGGCATCGGCTGCGACCTGTGCGAGCTGGCACATCTGGAAAAAAGCCTTACCGGCGCACATGCTGCGGCCTTTGTCCGCCGGGTCTACGGCGAGGCCGAGCGTGCCGCTCTCGGGCTGGACGCTCCCCTCCCCGCCGGGCGCAGCGCAGCCCACCGGCTGGCCAGTGCTGCCGCCAACTTTGCCGCCAAGGAAGCCTTTTTAAAGGCAGCAGGCACCGGCCTGCGGGAGCCCTTTTCGCTTTGCGAGATCGAAGCCATCCGGCAGGAAAACGGCGCACCGGCCTATCGCTTCAGCGGAAGGACGGCAGAATGGGTGCAGGCCCGCAGCCTGACCGCCCGGCTCTCCCTGAGCCACGAAGGCGGCATGGCGCTGGCGTTCTGTACACTGGAAACGGAAACCTGA
- a CDS encoding IreB family regulatory phosphoprotein: MSGETAIFSIHDKKDYEIHEIVQQVYDALKEKGYNPVNQLVGYILSEDPTYITTYKNARALIRKVDRDDLLQAMLRSYLNV, translated from the coding sequence GTGAGTGGCGAGACTGCTATTTTTTCGATCCACGACAAAAAGGACTATGAGATCCATGAGATCGTGCAGCAGGTGTACGATGCTTTAAAGGAAAAAGGCTATAATCCGGTCAATCAGCTGGTGGGCTATATCCTGTCCGAAGACCCCACCTACATCACGACCTACAAGAATGCCCGTGCCCTGATCCGTAAGGTGGATCGGGACGATCTGCTGCAGGCCATGCTGCGCAGCTATCTGAACGTTTGA
- the asnA gene encoding aspartate--ammonia ligase has translation MSKTIIPANYTPALNLYDTQRAIGTVKRLFADTLCATLNLYRVSAPLFLEASTGLNDDLNGVERKVTFDIKDSGIEAQVVQSLAKWKRKALKDYDFHVGKGLYCDMNAIRRDEELDNLHSVYVDQWDWEKAIRLEDRNEAYLKSVVRSIVSAVCATEMNLHAMFPQLQELPLHSPNVTFITTQELEDKYPDLTPKERENAFVKENGTTFLMKIGAPLKSGKPHDGRAPDYDDWDLNGDLLFWNDPLQCSYELSSMGIRVSPESMDRQLTMAGCDDRRALPFHKAVLNGELPYSIGGGIGQSRLCMLLLGSAHIGEVQASVWDAATREACAKAGIPLL, from the coding sequence ATGAGCAAGACCATCATTCCTGCAAACTACACGCCTGCGCTGAACCTGTACGACACCCAGCGCGCCATCGGCACGGTCAAGCGCCTGTTTGCCGACACCCTGTGCGCCACGCTGAACCTGTACCGCGTGTCCGCTCCGCTGTTTCTGGAAGCGTCCACCGGCCTGAACGACGACCTGAACGGCGTGGAGCGCAAGGTCACCTTTGATATCAAGGACAGCGGCATTGAGGCACAGGTGGTGCAGTCGCTGGCAAAGTGGAAGCGCAAAGCTCTGAAGGACTACGACTTCCATGTGGGCAAGGGCCTGTACTGCGATATGAACGCCATCCGCCGGGATGAAGAGCTGGACAACCTGCACTCCGTCTATGTGGATCAGTGGGACTGGGAAAAGGCAATCCGTCTGGAAGACCGCAACGAAGCATACCTGAAGAGCGTGGTGCGCTCCATCGTGTCTGCCGTCTGCGCCACCGAAATGAATCTGCACGCCATGTTCCCCCAGCTGCAGGAGCTGCCGCTGCACAGCCCCAACGTCACCTTCATCACCACTCAGGAGCTGGAGGACAAGTATCCCGACCTGACCCCGAAGGAGCGCGAGAACGCCTTTGTGAAGGAGAACGGCACCACCTTCCTGATGAAGATCGGCGCTCCGCTCAAGAGCGGCAAGCCCCATGACGGCCGTGCCCCCGACTACGACGACTGGGATCTGAACGGCGACCTGCTGTTCTGGAACGACCCGCTGCAGTGCAGCTACGAGCTGAGCAGCATGGGCATCCGCGTCAGCCCCGAGAGCATGGACAGGCAGCTGACCATGGCCGGCTGCGATGACCGCCGTGCTCTGCCCTTCCACAAGGCCGTGCTGAACGGTGAGCTGCCCTACTCCATCGGCGGCGGCATCGGCCAGAGCCGTCTGTGCATGCTGCTGCTGGGCAGCGCCCACATCGGCGAGGTGCAGGCCAGCGTCTGGGACGCTGCCACCCGTGAAGCCTGCGCCAAGGCGGGCATTCCGCTGCTGTAA
- a CDS encoding dipeptide epimerase, producing the protein MKITEVRLGLISVPLRVPFKTALRSVSSVEDVIVEIHTDTGAVGYGEAPPTGVITGDTTGAIIGAIRDHIAKTIIGRDVDDFEDLMIALNACIQKNTSAKAAVDMALWDLYGQLYKIPVYKLMGGAKKSIVTDITISVNDPEEMVRDAQNAIQRGYDCLKVKVGKEPEKDIARLSAIRAAVPKETCIRIDANQGWTPKEAVRILNGMQERGLDLEFVEQPVKAHDFDGLKYVTERSYVPVLADESVFSPQDALTIMQMGAADLVNIKLMKCGGLYNALKIASAAEVYGVECMIGCMLEAKISVNAAVHLACAKQIITRVDLDGPVLCSEDPILGGAVFNEKEITVSNEPGLGIKGIEPGKIKYLD; encoded by the coding sequence ATGAAAATTACGGAAGTACGTCTCGGATTGATCTCCGTGCCGCTGCGTGTGCCCTTCAAAACGGCGCTGCGCTCGGTCAGCAGCGTGGAGGATGTTATCGTGGAGATCCACACCGACACCGGCGCGGTGGGTTACGGTGAAGCACCTCCTACCGGCGTGATCACCGGCGACACCACGGGTGCCATCATCGGTGCCATCCGCGACCACATCGCAAAGACCATCATTGGCCGCGATGTGGACGACTTTGAGGACCTGATGATCGCCCTGAATGCCTGCATCCAGAAGAACACCAGTGCCAAGGCCGCTGTGGATATGGCCCTGTGGGACCTGTACGGCCAGCTGTACAAGATTCCCGTGTACAAGCTGATGGGCGGCGCAAAGAAGTCCATCGTCACGGACATCACCATCAGCGTCAACGACCCCGAGGAGATGGTGCGGGACGCGCAGAACGCCATCCAGCGCGGCTACGACTGCCTGAAGGTCAAGGTGGGCAAGGAGCCGGAAAAGGATATCGCCCGCCTGAGCGCCATCCGTGCCGCCGTGCCCAAGGAGACCTGCATCCGCATCGACGCCAATCAGGGCTGGACCCCGAAAGAGGCCGTGCGCATCCTGAACGGGATGCAGGAGCGGGGACTGGACCTCGAATTCGTGGAGCAGCCGGTCAAGGCTCACGATTTTGACGGCCTGAAGTACGTCACCGAGCGCTCCTATGTGCCGGTGCTGGCAGACGAGAGCGTGTTCTCCCCGCAGGACGCACTGACCATTATGCAGATGGGAGCCGCAGACCTTGTGAACATCAAACTGATGAAGTGCGGCGGCCTGTACAACGCCCTCAAGATCGCATCTGCCGCCGAGGTGTACGGTGTGGAGTGCATGATCGGCTGCATGCTGGAAGCCAAGATCAGCGTGAATGCCGCCGTGCATCTGGCCTGCGCAAAGCAGATCATCACCCGCGTGGATCTGGACGGCCCCGTGCTGTGCAGCGAGGACCCCATCCTCGGCGGTGCCGTGTTCAACGAAAAGGAGATCACGGTTTCCAACGAGCCGGGCCTCGGCATCAAGGGCATCGAGCCGGGCAAGATCAAGTATTTGGACTGA
- a CDS encoding DUF819 domain-containing protein — translation MITNGFTYIAVLVFIAALLVWLQRYTKSKFFDYAPPIVLLYLITMILCTLGAWDMEATKPAYSVLKNNLLYAMIFLMLLRCDIRKIIKLGPKMLGGFFAASVSISVAFIATFAIMKGPLGSEAWKALGALCGSWMGGSGNMIAVQAALDIGEADMAYALVVDSIDYSIWVMFLLWAINLAPKFNKWVKADTTTLDEVSRRLEEDAKSNEDKATFVNLIFLLGLALVISAFGQDIGAALNSAMPFLDKATWTVLLITLSGLIGAVTPVGRMAGSTELSNLLLYSVVALLASRASFLELTDAPAWILAGFMILAIHGIILVLLAKIFHLDMFTCGVASLANIGGSASAPILAGAYSGALVPVGVLMALMGYVIGTAGGLITANIMSLLA, via the coding sequence ATGATCACAAACGGTTTCACCTACATCGCCGTGCTGGTGTTCATTGCCGCACTGCTGGTGTGGCTGCAACGCTACACGAAGTCGAAATTCTTCGACTATGCACCACCTATCGTTCTGCTGTACCTCATTACCATGATTCTCTGCACGCTGGGTGCATGGGACATGGAGGCCACCAAGCCTGCCTACTCCGTGCTGAAAAACAACCTGCTGTATGCAATGATTTTCCTGATGCTGCTGCGCTGCGACATCCGCAAGATCATCAAGCTGGGTCCCAAGATGCTGGGCGGCTTCTTTGCCGCTTCCGTCTCCATCTCGGTGGCCTTCATTGCCACCTTCGCCATCATGAAGGGGCCCCTTGGCTCCGAAGCATGGAAGGCACTGGGCGCTCTGTGCGGCAGCTGGATGGGCGGCTCCGGCAACATGATCGCCGTGCAGGCTGCGCTGGACATCGGCGAAGCTGACATGGCCTACGCACTGGTGGTGGACTCCATTGACTACTCCATCTGGGTCATGTTCCTGCTGTGGGCCATCAACCTTGCTCCCAAGTTCAACAAGTGGGTCAAGGCCGACACCACCACGCTGGATGAAGTGTCCCGCCGTCTGGAAGAGGACGCAAAGTCCAACGAGGACAAGGCTACCTTTGTCAACCTGATCTTCCTGCTGGGTCTGGCTCTGGTGATCTCCGCCTTCGGTCAGGATATCGGCGCAGCCCTGAACAGCGCAATGCCCTTCCTGGACAAGGCCACCTGGACCGTCCTGCTCATCACGCTGTCCGGCCTGATCGGCGCTGTCACCCCCGTGGGCCGCATGGCAGGCAGCACCGAGCTGTCCAACCTGCTGCTGTACTCCGTGGTGGCATTGCTTGCCTCCCGCGCAAGCTTCCTGGAGCTGACCGATGCACCCGCATGGATCCTGGCAGGCTTTATGATCCTGGCCATCCACGGCATCATTCTGGTGCTGCTGGCAAAGATCTTCCATCTGGATATGTTCACCTGCGGCGTGGCATCTCTGGCAAACATCGGCGGTTCCGCATCCGCTCCCATTCTGGCTGGTGCCTACAGCGGCGCTCTGGTGCCCGTTGGCGTTCTGATGGCTCTGATGGGTTACGTCATCGGCACGGCAGGCGGCCTGATCACCGCAAACATCATGTCGCTGCTGGCATAA